In Coleofasciculus chthonoplastes PCC 7420, the genomic window ACCTCACGTCATAAACTTCTCCTGCTCCGCTGCTCCCCCGCAGATACAAAGCTGCTCAAGTATTTCCATGCCCGCTGTACTAGCTCCCCCTCTCCTCATCTGCCTCCTCGTAAACGTCTCGTGATCGCTACTATAAGATTTAGGTGTCAATCAGCCGTCGGTTGACGAATAAAAAGGACTAGATAACTAAACCCTTAAATCTGGGGTGGGCTTAACGGGACATCCTTTCCGACGCCGCACCCAAAACCATGACTCGTCATCAGACGAGGCTTTTTGCCCAGCGAAATAGTTTGATAGTTTTGCCATGACAATTTATTTTTATAAGGTTGAGGAACCCTATGGCTGCTTTTCCAACTTCTCTCCCCACCCGATCCAGATCGATGGCTGGTGTTGGCAAACCGTTGAGCATTACTATCAGGCGCACAAGTTCGTCGGGACGACAGACGAAGCCTTGATCAGGACAATAAAAAATGTGTCAACACCAATGGAAGCCGCCCTCCTCGGACGCGATCGCACCCGGAATCATCGTCCTGATTGGGAACAGGTAAAACAACAGATTATGTGGCGAGGGGTTTTGACCAAATTTCTTACCCATCCTGATATTCAGCAAATCCTGCTGAACACCGGAGAAGACGTGATTGTTGAAGATTCTCCCACAGATTACTACTGGGGGTGTGGTGAGGATCAAACCGGTGAGAATCATTTGGGGAAAATGCTGATGAATGTTCGTCAACATATCCGACAGCATTTAGCACAGGCGAACTGCAAACTCGTAGATCGGTAAATCTGAAACAGGCGCATACTCTTCCGCTTTCAGGTGATTCAGAGGAAACGGTAAGTAGTCGGACAAAAGAAAACGGTGCTGTATTAAGTTTTGTACATCACCCTCAAACCCTTACTGTTCCCCGTGAGACACCGAGCGTGTTACTGAGCGTGTTACTGAGCGTGTTACTGAGCGTGTTACTGAGCGAAGTCGAAGTAAGTCGAAGTAAGTCGAAGTAAGTCGAAGTAAGTCGAAGTAAGTCGAGGTGTTCCCTAATCTCAACCGTTGACTTTAATTGTGTCCACCCACTTAGAATCACATTTACCGTCTGATTCGCTGATGTGCATCTAAAGTATCTCAGGGGAATCTTGATCAGGGGTGTAAAAGGTGGGAGGGTATGCCCATTAAAGGCGTGACATACAACTCAGGGCGGTCAGGTTAGGGTTCGCTCACGGCTGGGTTTTATGTGAAAACTGATTTCAGACCAAAGAATCCTTAAACTATAAGTTAAGTATATTCATACAGATTTGTGAAGTCGGTGCATCGAGCTAAACCTCTGATTCATCACTTGGATTACCCCCTAAACCAGAATCAGAGAGTGTTTCATAGGAGTAGGAGAGTGTTACAACCAGAACTCGATCAAGAAGACTTATTGCGCCGGATCACGAATCGGATTCGCCAATCCTTAGAGTTACAAGAGATTTTAAATGCCACAGTTGCAGAAGTGCGATCGTTGTTAGGAACCGATCGCGTCATGGTTTACCGCTTTCATGCGTCGGGTGGTGGACAGGTGATTGCTGAATCAGTCAACACCAATCGACTGTCTTCTCTCAACGGATTAAACTTCCCCGCCGATGATATTCCCGAACAAGCCCGTCAATTGTACCTCACTGAGCGCTTGCGTTCCATTGTGGATGTTTCCGAGGGACTAATTGGTTTATCACCCTTAGAACCCTCAGAAACCGATGATCGCTCCACGCCGCAACCGATTCACTATCGTCCCGTAGATGCTTGTCATGTCAAGTATTTACGAGCAATGGGGGTTCAGTCTTCCATGGTCTTACCCATTGTCCATTATGATATTCAGGCTCAACGGTCTCAGAAACGACTCTGGGGACTTTTAGTCTCTCATCACGTCACACCCCGTACCATTAGCCAACGGGAATTGCAGATTGTCCAATCGGTGGTGGATCAGGTGTCCATTGCCATTGCTCAGTCGAATCTCTTATCCCAAACCCGTCAGCAGCATCAAATCGAAGCGACGATTAATCGTGTCTCCACCTTGCTGCATTCGTTACCCACCATTCAACTCCAAGCTGCTTTACAAGAAACGGTTAGCGCTCTATCGAGTGGGGGAGGTAGACTCTATATAGCCCCAGACCAAGTGAATCTGAGGGCAGAGTGCCTGATATATGGCACACAACCTACATTTGAAGACAGTCCGAGGAAGATTGAAGAGCATCCTGTGTTCGTCCAATGGGTAACAGGGGATAGAACCGTTGACACAGCCAATGGCTCATCTGAATTCACTTCGACTCCTGTCGGTTGTCAGCCACTCATCGTCAATGATTTGCATCAAGTCGCAGAGTTAGCGAGTCTAGCTCCAGCCTTTGATGGGACTCCAATTCGAGGTTGGTTAGTAATACCCTTGTATTATCGCTCCTCATTCTTGGGTTATCTAAGTATTTTTCGCTCCCAAGTGGTGCAAGAAATTTTGTGGGCGGGAGAGTTTAACCCCAATGAAGAACAACGCAGTCCCCGTGAATCTTTTGAACAGTGGCGAGAGGTCAAATGGAATCAAGCTCAATTGTGGACGAATTACGACATTGAACTAGCGATCGCACTCGGTCATCATTTTGCTATGGCGATCGAGCAATATAAACTTTATGCTCAAGTACAAGCCCTAAATAGTAACTTAGAATGCCAAGTGGCTGAACGCACAGCAAAGTTACAGCAATCTCTAGAGCAAGGACGGGCGCTACAGCGAGTGACCAACCAAATTCGCGGTACTCTTGATCTGAAAACCACCCTACAAACGATTGTACGAGAAGTTCGTCAACTGCTGAACACTGACCGAGTGATCATTTATCGGTTTACCGATGATTCCCACGGTCAAGTTATTGTGGAATCGATGACAGGTGAGTGGTTATCACTTTTAGATATTGACGATCCGCAGCAGTATTTCTCGAAAGCCCAGATTCAAGTGTATAAGCGAGGTAATTTAGGAGTGATTAAGGATGTCACTCAAGCCCGATTAACTCCGGATCAACAAGAGTTCTTAAAACGTTGTCAAGTACAAGCCGCTTTAATTGTTCCCATTGGCGTGGAGAATCCTCAAACTAATGAAATACCCATTATGCTGGATAGTCTTCCTTGTCCCAGATGGGAGCAACCTCTGTGGGGATTTTTAATTGCTCAAGAATGTAAAGCTAGGCGAGATTGGCTTCCCTCAGAGATTAAACTGCTAAAAAAGTTAGCCGATCAAGCGGCGGTGGCGATTCAGCAAGCGGAATTATTTACCCATACTCAAGCCCAAGCCCAACAATTGGCAAGTGCGTTTCACCATCTCAAGCAAACTCAAGCCCAACTGATTCAAACCGAAAAAATGTCGAGTCTGGGACAGTTGATTGCGGGAGTAGCTCACGAAATTAATAATCCGGTGAATTTTATTTATGGTAACCTGGTTTATACCAGTCAGTATGCTCAGGATTTACTGAATATTATTCATTCCTACCAGAAATATCATCCTCAGCCAGAGCCAGAAATTATTGAATTGTTAGATGTTATCGACTTGGAATTTTTAGAAGGAGATTTACCCAAGCTTTTAGAGTCGATGAAAATGGGATCGGAACGGATTCGCAAGCTAGTTTTGTCATTGCGAAACTTCTCCCGCCTTGACCAAGCCGAGAAAAAATTAGTAGATATCCACGAAGGGATAGAGAGTACGCTACTGATTTTACAATATCGCCTGAAAGGAAAATCCAATCATCCAGGGATTCAGGTGATCAAAAATTATGGGGAGTTGCCGTTGGTTGAATGCTATCCCAGTCAACTGAACCAGGTTTTTATGAATGTTTTGAGCAACGCGATTGATGCGTTAGAAGACTGTAATCCAGATCACCAGAGGATTACGATTTCCACAACTGTTCAATCTAAGACTAGTGAGAACCAATATAGTCCGAATAACACCACACCAATAGAGGAAAATCAAGGCTCATTTCCAACTCATATCATCATTCAGATTGCTGATAGTGGTTCAGGAATTAGCCCAGAACTTCAATCACAAATTTTCGATCCCTTTTTTACAACCAAGCCGATTGGGAAAGGAACGGGTTTAGGGCTTTCGATTAGTTATCAAATTATCGTGGAAAAACATGGGGGAATCTTTAAATGCAGTTCTCAGCCAGGAGAAGGAACTGGATTTTGGATTGAGATTCCCATTCGTCAGTCTCAAAGCGAGGATAAATAGGGGCTGCTGAATAAGTTTTGTGGTGGGGTAGGGAGCTGGGGGAGATGGGGGAGCTGGGGGAGCAGACTCTCCTTATTATTTCCTTATTCCGCCGATCGCGTCTAGGGGATTGTTGGCAGAAAATAGTCTCAATCATACCCCGTCTGATGCGATCGCACTTCACTCATCTTAGGAAAAGTTAACCAACGTGCGATCGCTTTTTTAACCAAGTTATTAAGGTTTTATGGTAATTTCTCCTACCATACCTGCTTCTGTATGTCCAGGAATTGAACAATGAAGTTCGTAGGTTCCGGGTTTCATTGGCACAAATACCCACTCAGCCTCGCCACTGGGTTTCAGTTCTAGTTCATGGATTGCTCCTTTAACTTCGACTTTGGCGGCTTCAACTTTTTGAGTCCAACTCGCATCAGCAAAGTCTTTGGCGGTGAAGTAGTGCTTTTGGGGACTAGGATTATCCAGCAACAGTTTATAGCGTTTACCTGCGACAAACTCAAATTGGTTAGGGAAGAACTTCAATTCATCGGCTGAATTGCCTAAACTCACGTTAACCTCTATGGCTGGAGTCGCCGCGATCGCTGGGAAGCATACTAGGTTAATTCCTAGAATTAGTCCAATGATTGCGGTTAAGCATCGGCGAAGCCATTGATTTTGCCAGGGGTGATTTAAGGATAGTTTTTTGAGCATCATAGTATTCAGATATTGCACTATTTGGATCACATCGTTACGATTACTAGATTATCAGGATGGAGTAATTCTTTCGCCACCTGATTGACTTGTTCTACGCTAACGGTTTCAATGTGACGGACGAATTCTCGAAACATGATATGACTTGGACTACACAATTGCGCTCAGTTCAGCCAGATAGTGACGCGAAATGATACAACTTTAGCTTTTAGCCAGGGGTTTAACCAAACCCCTAGCTGTTGGTGAGACTGCTACACCAATATTCCCTCTTGATTACTGCTATTATTCCTAACTTCCAAAGGCAAAAATATCGTCATCACTTCCCCAGTTTGCGGTCGCTGACGCACAATTAATTTACCGCCCAAGGCTTGGAACAAATGCTTGGTCACGTTTAGATTCAAACTCAGACTGCCTGTTTCTGGCTGAAACATTAATAACTGACCAATTGACTTTAACGTCTGACAGGTTGACTGTCCAAACTTATCCAAATTCCCCGAATTGTCTGGGTTAGGTTGGGACTGAAATTGCAACTTTAACTGGTCTCCAGCAGGAGTAACCTGCACCTGAATATGACCGCCGGCGGGTAAGGTACGGGTAAAATTCTCCACTAAACCCGTCAACACCTGATCTAACATCGAAGGATTACTCACCACCGTGGGCAGATTTTGCGGCAATACGACATCCAAGCTAACATTACGCCGCTGTGCCTGCTTTTGCCAGTGGGGAATACTAGTCTGGAAAATTTGAGCCAATGACATTGATGTGAGATTAACCGGGGTTTCTTTCACCGCTTTTGTTTCTAATTCAACGGCTCTAAAAATTAACTCCATGCGGTTAATCTGTTCTGTACATTCATGATCTATGATTTCCAGACGTCGAATTACTTCTGGTGCTAAATCTTTACGTTTTAATAATAATTTAGTTAACGTGCGAATCGTCGTTAGTGGTGTGCGAACTTCATGAGTTAAAGCTTGCAAAAGTTCCACATCCGGGGCGGATTCACGGAGTTGGGACACTCGATGATTAACCCGGGTTTCTGACTTAGCTAAGGGTTGCCAATCCCGGTCTTCAATTGTCTCACTGTACGCCGGATCTGTAGAAACTTGAGTAACTGAATTAATCGGTGTTACTGCTATGGTTTCATTCTTCGGTTCTACAGAATATTCCGGCATATTTTGCAGCAACTGACGCCCAAATTGCATAACAATTTTATAATCGGGAGGCTGAGGCGCAAACTGCTTAACTAATGTATCTAAATAACTCAGTTGATGGGGATTGGCTAATAATAATCGAGGATAAAGAGACGCCCAAGCTTTTTGCACATCCTCTGGATCAAAGGAGAAGCGAAATCCAGGTACACCATTGGGATCGTCTCCCGCCGCCATAACTAAACTAAAGCCACGGGTAAAGACTAAGCAAAACTGCTCCTCAGTTAATGAGTCAGCCGGAAATAAGCAGAGTTCATAAGTCGTATTAACCGTACCTTGAGCTTTTTCCGGTTGAGCTGGAGGCAATTGAAAGGGCATAAAACTCCAGGGGTTTACAGTTTCAGTCGTAAACACCCCCGTTTGAAAATGAGAAAGCAGATCAGAGTGGCTTAAAACAGGTGCAGGACCGGCTAAAACTAACCCATTTAGAGATGCTGAGTTGTCACCTTGATCCTGTTGGCAAAGGACTTGTAAGAGTAACTTTTCCAGAGACGCGATCGCACTTTGCCATTCTCGCTGCGATCTCCTTTCGTCTCTCATCCGCTGACTCGCCGCACTGCGCTGTCCCTTATTCATGACAACCGTTGTCGATTCAACCTGAGATTCGACCGGATTGTTCACCCCAGTCGGCGTATTCTGAGCTAAAACTTCGCTGATGTTTGGTAACAACCACTTTTGCACCACTATCTATCCCCATGAACTGCCAATTCTACTTGTCTACCTATGAGGATACTGGCTCTCGTCATCTCTCTGGGGTCGTAGAACCGAACCCCTGAGTCGCAATTTCCGTGGAATGGTTATTTGTCATTCGTCCTTTGTCATACTCGTTACCGAAAACAAGCAAGCTACCTCATTATGTGAGGGAACAGGCGATAGAGTGTTGATATCAGGACGGGTTTTACGATTATCGTTTCGTACTTTACCTAGATGTGACTAAATCCGCCTCGACTACCTCATCCAATGCATGATTCACACAATTCTTTCTTCCTACAGATGGACAAGTGACTAATAATGGTTATCTCGCACGATTGATGAATGTCTGCCAGAGAAATGTAGAAATAGGGGTATCAGGTTGAAAACCTATAGATAGATGGAGGCGGATACTATGACGTTAGGTCAATATCAGCGAGGTGTGGGGGTCTTTCCGACGCGACAAGCTACCGAAGATGCTCTAAAACATCTGATAGATGCAGATTTTCCCATGAACCAAGTATCAGTCATTGCCCGGGATGAGGAGCAAATTGCTGGTGTTCAAGTGCAAGACGATACCGAAAATGAAGCCGGAGAAGGTGCGGCGGCTGGTGCGGTTGCGGGGGGAGTTACAGGAGGTATCGTCGGTTTAATTGGTACCTTGGGTGCGATCGCGCTTCCTGGAGTTGGACCCATTTTAGTCGGCGGTGCAGCGGCTTCAGTAATTGGTAATACGCTCTTGGGTGGGGCGGTTGGTAGCGCGGCTGGCGGCTTATTTGGGGCGTTACTTGGATTAGAAGTTACCGAAGCTGAAGCTAAACTTTACCAAGATCGCTTAGAAAAAGGACATTATTTAATCCTAGTGGATAGCACATCAGAGGAAATCAGCCGTGCGGCTTCTATCCTGAAACCCCAAGGAATTCAAGAGTGGAGAAGTTATAATCGTCCTGAGGTGAATACTCCCGCTCCCGGCTATACTCACCCAACGGCGGCTCCAGTGGGATCTCCTACACCCCTTGGCACGGCGTATACAGGACCCTTTGGTGAACCTTTGGGTGCAACACCGACGGGTGTAACTCCGGTTACTCCACCACCAACAGCACCAACACCTGTAACGCAAAATCAGCGAGCGATTGGTGTCTTTTCTTACGAGCAAAATTTAAAAAAGGCTCTCGATGGGTTAAAAGCGGCTGGATTTGACATGAACCTCGTTTCAGTGATTGCCAAAGACGCCGAACATCCCGATCAGGTGTCTGGGGTGAGAGTCACCGATCCCGTGAGTCATGAAAAAGCCAAAGATGCAGCCACCGGGACTGTCGCTGGGGGTGTCTTGGGCGGATTAACCGGATTACTGGTTGGGTTAGTCACCGTAGCGGTTCCTGGTGTGGGTCCCGTGGTATTTGTCGGAACCGAAGCCGCTGCGATCGCTTCTGCATTAGGCGGAGGAGCTATTGGTGCGGCTGCTGGTGGTTTGGTCGGTATACTCGCGAACTTAGGCGTTCCCGAAGAGCAAGCCAAAAAATATAGCGATCGCCTCTCTCATGGGGATTATCTGGTGTTGGTTCAGGGAACGGATGAGCAAATAAGCCAAGCCGAAACCATTCTGCGCGATCGGGGGATTGAGGAATGGGAGATCTACAACAATCCCAGCGCCCCCATGACTCATCCCGGTCGTGTCTTTCCATAAGTAGGTGGCGACAATTAAAGTTAACGGTGGGGAACCCGCGCAGGCGGGTTTCGTTTGTGTAGCTGCGGTTACCCTACGGGAAGCCGCTCCGCGTCTACAACCGCCCAGCTAACCTAGTTTGACAGTGAACCCTATCACTCATAGGATTGATATTTCTAGTAAGCACTTTAACTGAATCCCTTCTGATCAGTCCCAGTTTGACGATAACTACTGATTATTTATAGCCAAACTTGGCGCTGATCTAGCCTGAAAAAATATGTCATCCATTCAAAGACTGACCCCAAGCAAAAGTAAACGTCAAGTCCGTCGCGCCCTTTGGTTTGAACGTGTGATGGCGCTTTTGGCTTCGTTCAACTACTTCTTAGTCTTATTTGACTTGACCTACCTGCCTCTGCGAGATTTTTGGCTACATGGGGAAGTCCAGTTATTTAGTTTTGACATCGGCCCGGTTAGTTTTCCCGGTTTGCCCTTAGAGGTTCCTCTACCTCCGATTACACAGTGGTATGACCCAATTAAAGGTATTGAACCCTACCGAGACACAGATCAATATTTGGAAAAAGTTAATGAACTAGAAGCAGAGATTGATGCAACAAACTTAAGAACTAAGCTGAGAAGCTTACAATCTCCTGAAGTTGCCCAAATCCTGGAATATCTGCGCCAACGCAGCGTAGAAATGATTGAGACAAATCCCTTCCAACTCGCTGATAAGACGGGGGATCTGGAAAAAATTAAGAATAAGATGCGAGAGCATATTGCCACTGAAGAGGATTCAGCGAAAGAATCATTTAGACAGTTTTGGAGTTTAGAAAACTTAACCGCTAGAGAACCCGAGGATGAACTCCAATTTTTTAATGATGAGATTCGTCCTCTTATGGCAGCGAATTATTACCGCCCTATTGGGGAAACCGGAGATTTTGTCGATTATTTTGGACTCGTCGATTTTCCCTTTTTCGCTCTGTTTTTGGCAGAATTTTTGGCACGTACCTGGTTGATCAGTCGCCACCGCACCGGGGTTAGTTGGCTCGATGCCATGTTATGGCGTTGGTATGACATCTTTTTGTTGATTCCCCTTTGGCGCTGGCTGCGAATCATTCCAGTGACAATCCGACTGGATCAAGCGAAGCTAGTGGATATGAGTGCGATCCAAAAACAAGCGCGTCAAGGATTTGTCGCTGAAATCGCTGGCGATATGACCCAAGTGGTAGTGATTCAGATTATTAACGAACTCCAATCTTCCATTCGCCAAGGGGAGATAGCCAATTTTCTTCAGCAACGGGAAGTTCGCCCCTACATCGATCTCAACGAAACCGACGAAGTTGCAGCACTGACTAAAATTATGGTGCAGATGACTGTTGAGCAAGTTCTTCCTGCTATCCGTACCGATGTAGAAGACTTGCTACGGCATAACGTGGACAAAATTTTGAATCAGTCTCAAGCCTATCAGGGACTAGAGAAAGTACCAGGTGTAGAAACAATTCGCAATCAGTTAACCGAACGACTGGTACACCAAATTACCCAAGCGCTTTACAATGGATTAGACGCCGCGATCGCAGATGATCCAGTCGGGGATCAAATTCTGCAACGCTTAATTAGTCATCTGGGCGAAGCTTATGGTTCCCAAATTCAGACCCAGAAAACCTTAGATGAAATTCAATACTTGCTCAACGCCTTCTTAGAGGAAGTCAAAGTTAATTACGTTGAGCGTTTGTCCCAAGAGGACTTAGAGGACATTCTTGACCAAACCCGGGCAATTCGGCAAAAGCGACAGGTGTAAGTGGGTGGACACAATTAAAGTTAACGGTTGAGATTAGGGAACACCTCGACTTACCTCGACTTACTTCGACTTACTTCGACTTACTTCGACTTCGCTCAGTAACACGCTCAGTAACACGCTCAGTAACACGCTCGGTAACACGCTCGGTGTGTAACAGGGAACAGTAAGGGTTTGAGGGCGATTTACTTACACTTAATACAGTACCAATACTCCAGCGTAACCCCCTTTGCTTGTGGTCACCCGATCCCACAACCTGCAAAGATTGCGCTAAACTCTAACATAGCAACGGAAGTTACTCTATCCTGATGTCGGAGTCTGGGGAAGCTATAAAACGATTCCCAAGTACACAAGCAGGGTAGAGATTGTGTCAATCGTCGCTAAGCTTCTTGGCAGAAATTTTACCTGGAGGTGGGTTGAACCCACTTTTTTTGTTGAAGTTTTTCTATGACTCATCCCCTGATTCCACAACTAATCGATTTGGCAACCCCAGTAGCCGAAAAATTGGGATTGGAGTTCGTTGGGGCGGTGTTTCACACGAACAGACGTCCCCCTGTACTTCGGGTAGATATCCGCAACCGCGACGGCGATACGGGTTTAGATGACTGTGAACGTATGAGTCGGGCTTTAGAAGCTGAATTAGATGCCGTGGATTTGATTCCAGATGCTTATGTTTTGGAAATTTCTAGTCCTGGGATCTCGCAAGAGCTAACGACAGACCGAGACTTCATCGCATTTAAAGGATTTTCAGTGGTGGTCAACACCGCTGAACCTGACCAAGGACATAAAGAATGGCGAGGGAAATTAATTCGCCGGGATGATACCCGTGTATATATCAACCAAAAAGGACGGGCGATCGCCATTCCTCGCGATCAAGTGACTAAAGTACAGTTCGATGAGCAGGGTTAAACCTGTTTAGATCTTATGAAATTTAGTCATTGAGCATGGGTTCTGTTGTTCACGACCCCTAATAAACAGTTTATGGAGATTTGCCTATGTCTATCGTTAATCTGCCGGGACTAAAAAAGATGATCGAAGAGATCTCTCAAAGCCATAATTTACCTAAATCAGCCGTCCAACAGGCACTGAGAGAAGCACTGATCAAAGGCTATGAGCGCTATCGCCGAGCGCAACGCATGGAGCGACCTCATTTTGATGATGAGTACTTTAACAACTTTGAAGTCGATTTAGATATCGAAGAAGAAGGATTCCGCATTCTTTGTACCAAAACCATTGTTGAGGAAGTTGGCAACACCGATCATCATATTTCCCTCAAAGAAGTTCAAGAAGTCGCATCAGAGGCACAATTAGGTGACTCGGTGGTTCTGGATGTTACCCCAGATCAACGTGATTTTGGTCGCATGGCTGCTATTCAAACCAAGCAGGTACTCTCCCAAAAACTACGGGATCAACAGCGCAAGTTGATCCAAGAAGAGTTTGAAGAGTTAGAAGGAACGGTTCTCCAAGCCAGAGTGCTACGATTTGAGCGGCAATCGGTGATCATGGCGATTAGCAGTGGCTTTGGTCAGCCGGAAGTGGAAGCCGAACTGCCCAAGCGCGAACAATTACCCAACGATACCTATCGCATTGGCAGTACCTTTAAGGTTTTTCTCAAAAAAGTGCGTGAAGGTCCTCACCGTGGACCCCAGCTTGTGGTTTCGCGAGCTTCGGCTGGTTTAGTGGTCTATCTGTTTGCCAATGAAGTCCCAGAAATCGAAGATGAAGTCGTGCGAATCGTGGCGGTGGCGCGAGAAGCTAATCCACCGTCGCGTCATGTCGGACCTCGGACTAAAATTGCCGTGGATACCCTAGAGCGGGATGTTGATCCCGTTGGGGCTTGTATCGGCGCTAGGGGATCGCGGATTCAAGTGGTTGTCAATGAATTGCGCGGCGAAAAAATAGATGTGATTCGTTGGTCGCCTGATCCCGCTACCTATATAGCCAATGCACTGAGTCCCGCACGAGTGGAGGAAGTCTTATTGGTGAATCCAGAAGGGCGTCAGGCTCACATTTTGGTCGCCGAAGATCAGCTCAGTTTAGCTATTGGCAAAGAGGGACAGAATGTTCGCCTAGCAGCTCGTCTCACAGGTTGGAAGATTGATATTAAAGATATCGCCAAGTACGACTACGAAGCTGAACACCAGAAAATGCAGGAGTTACAAGCCGCGATCGCACAGAGGGAAGCCGAACTCGCTGATGAAGAAGAGGATGAGGAGCAACTAGAGAGAGAAACTTCCTCACCAGCCGAGTTAGAGGCAAAGGTGACAAATCCTCAATCTCTAGCCGACGAGGAATTTGCTGAAGACGACGAGGAATTTGCTGAAGACGACGAGGAATTTGCTGAAGACGAGGAAGAGGAGGATATTTTGTCCTAATCTTCGGAGGATCAAAGTAAGGTGTTAGATTCCTTAAGGGCGTTGAACTCTTGCACCTAACTTGATCAAGAGGGAACGGGGAGAGATTTTCATGGAGCCTACACCAAAATCATTGTCCGAATCTTATGGAACCCAATTACCGACGTTGCCTAAGTTGTCGCCGGGTGGCTCAAAAACAAGCATTATGGCGAGTTGTGCGAATCCATCCATCGCGACAGGTAAAATTAGATCAGGGCATGGGACGTTCGGCTTATATCTGTCCTCAAGCGAGTTGTCTGGCAGCTGCTCAGAAGAAAAATCGATTGGGACGAGCGCTGAGGGCATCGGTTCCCGACGAAATTTATCAACGATTATGGCAGCGTTTAGAACCTTGTCCCTGGAGCATCCAACGCAGCAGCGATTGAGCATAGCATCCAAAAAACTCCAGCAAGGCTCTCAATGAACCTAAGCAATCGCTAGGATGGTAAAGGAGTACCATTACTAATGGTGTTCGGAGGTGAGTCTGACCCTGATCAAGTTAACAACTCCTACCTGAGGAAGAGACTGAGGATCTAGGGATCTAGAAAATCTATCTAGTTTTGTTAAGATTTGTGTAAGTTAACTATCCAGGCTCTGATTAAGAGTGTAGAGATATCCAACTGGCTTACAGTCAATCAATGATCGCCTGTGTAACATGAGTTATTGGTGAGTTATCGAGTAGACTCTTAAAGACACCTTATTGATTTAAGCCAATCCGGCACGGAAACCAATGACCACGCACGCTTTCAATCATTTAGCTATGGTGTAACAATATGTACGACGGGGGAATAGTGGATGAACAACGGCAAAGTCAGAATTTACGAATTATCACGGGAATTGAATTTGGACAACAAGGACATTTTGAATATTTGCGAAGGACTTCATATTGCAGTCAAAAGTCACAGTAGCACGATTACAGAATCTGAAGCTGAGCGAATCAG contains:
- the rimP gene encoding ribosome maturation factor RimP, producing MTHPLIPQLIDLATPVAEKLGLEFVGAVFHTNRRPPVLRVDIRNRDGDTGLDDCERMSRALEAELDAVDLIPDAYVLEISSPGISQELTTDRDFIAFKGFSVVVNTAEPDQGHKEWRGKLIRRDDTRVYINQKGRAIAIPRDQVTKVQFDEQG
- the nusA gene encoding transcription termination factor NusA, with protein sequence MSIVNLPGLKKMIEEISQSHNLPKSAVQQALREALIKGYERYRRAQRMERPHFDDEYFNNFEVDLDIEEEGFRILCTKTIVEEVGNTDHHISLKEVQEVASEAQLGDSVVLDVTPDQRDFGRMAAIQTKQVLSQKLRDQQRKLIQEEFEELEGTVLQARVLRFERQSVIMAISSGFGQPEVEAELPKREQLPNDTYRIGSTFKVFLKKVREGPHRGPQLVVSRASAGLVVYLFANEVPEIEDEVVRIVAVAREANPPSRHVGPRTKIAVDTLERDVDPVGACIGARGSRIQVVVNELRGEKIDVIRWSPDPATYIANALSPARVEEVLLVNPEGRQAHILVAEDQLSLAIGKEGQNVRLAARLTGWKIDIKDIAKYDYEAEHQKMQELQAAIAQREAELADEEEDEEQLERETSSPAELEAKVTNPQSLADEEFAEDDEEFAEDDEEFAEDEEEEDILS
- a CDS encoding YlxR family protein — encoded protein: MEPNYRRCLSCRRVAQKQALWRVVRIHPSRQVKLDQGMGRSAYICPQASCLAAAQKKNRLGRALRASVPDEIYQRLWQRLEPCPWSIQRSSD